Sequence from the Tripterygium wilfordii isolate XIE 37 chromosome 10, ASM1340144v1, whole genome shotgun sequence genome:
CAGATGAAAACTGGAAATGTTCCAATTCACCATATGACAAGTATGTCCTCTCCTTCCTTTGAATACATTTTTGATTTTATGAGTTCAGAGTCCATTTTAAATGTGATTCTTTATGATATTTTATGCCTTAGTTATCTAATTTGACCCTCTACCTTTCATTATACAATTTAATAAATCATACTATATAGTTATTCATGTGACGGAGAAATTTTAGAAACAAGGACTGTTGCTCTCTTGTGCTGGATGAACTTTGAAGGAACATGCAAATTCTCTTAGACATCCTCTTACATGGTTTGGATGGCTAAAGTGAATGGAGTtcttttttgcatatttgtttttttagtcGCAAGCACTTCTAAGAGGAGCTTCTACCAAAAGTGAAAAAGGCATTAAACAGACAGTAAACTAAGCAGAGTTTTGTGTATAGTTGCTAGTCCAGTGTTCTTTATATGGTCTTCCCTGTCACTAGTTGCTGAGTGAAAGGTCTGCAAAGACCATTGTGAGTCTTATGCAGTTGTTTTTTACTTTGATATATTGTATGGAATTTTTTTAATGCTTCATTGGTCTTCTTAGTGAACAAGAATGAAAAAGACTCCTACTAAATGCTCTCTGCTCATGAAACTGTCTTTAAAGTTATTCGAAGATGTGGTTGTGTGCATGCTCCTTTTCGAAATTGCAACCATCTATTGGTTACAACACTGGAttatttcataaattttttcttCGATGATCAACATATACATGTAAAAATTTGGCATTGGACAACTCCaggaatcatcatcatcatcatgaaagCCTTCATCCCAAACAGTTTGTTTAACAGCGCCTGATTCTGCCTGCTACTGTTGGGGCTTACGGGATTCTTTCATTTTTAGAGGACACTGGGAAATCTAATTTATGAAGTTTTTTCTGTCATCAGTTTAATATATGCATGGAGTTTTTACTGTGATCGGTTTGCATTTCATTTACGAACATGGATAGAAACTTTGAGGGTTTAAGTTGGCATGGTTCTTTTTGAAACTTAAGAGGACACTGGATatcttttaaaattgtaaattaAAAGTTTTAATGGAGTTGGATAATGTGACTGCTTGATTTCCGTGATTCAGGATTACttgtgatgatgaagaagagcgAGCAAGTCGAAGGGTGTACAGAGGCTGCACCCGTGCACCTACCTGCAAGGGTTGCACTTCCTGTGTATGCTTTGGGTGTGAAATCTGTCGTTTTTCAGATTGCAGCTGTCAGACATGTGTGGATTTTACAAGGAATGCGAAAGCTTAAGTGTCTGAGGCCATCGATTTGATCCTGATTCTCCCCTCTCCACCTTAACAGCACCTGACGacaggaaaagaaaagacaacATAGCTTCATTTATCCGCCTCCCGGCCCTCCCCACATCTTATATAAGCCTTCCagtatatttatttcatttatgcAAGACTTGAATTTACAgtctgagagttgagcattggcTATACTTAAGTTGACTGATTTCATATTTCAAATGCAGTTATTTATTGCCTTAATGACTTTTTATCTGTCCGATGTTTCCCAGTTTTTACATTTTAGTGTGATTCAAATTTCATGTCATGCTAGTTTGATGGTCAAGTTGGGTAGCACAGAGAGTTTTTCAATTGAGCTTCTCAAGAATAGTAAAATGTGGAATGAAACGTCCATGGTCTAATAGTGTTCGTCCTTTAAACATGTTTCACCAGACCTCATATCTCATCTTCTGAACTTTTTTGAAGAACCGGTGATATGATTCTGCAATTCAGTCCGAGGCTTAAGGAACTGTAAAAAACTTCCTACACAGCCTCCTTGTAAAGGTAAAACATCTGTGGCAAAGATAATTTTACTCTCAATCAAATCAATTGGCTATTATAACGAGTCTTGAAAGTCCCCATTGAATTGAATATTACACCAAGTTGACTTCCAGCCTGCCCCACTAACGACATTCCAAGTCTCAGCAATGTTAAAAATACCTTGAAAAAACTTCGATGCTGTTCAACAGAATACATTATcatgtccattttgatgctgtAAAGCTTCAAGTCTTCTTTCCATAGCACTGGTATACAGATAGATACCTTATCGGCTTTCTCCAAGACAGACACTGAAGAATTTGTTGAGAGAACTAAGTAGTCCAGCGAGCTGCCATTACATCATCTTATATCAAGGATATAACATGGGCTCTGAAACAATTTGAGACACTGGACTTTTAAGAAAGGACTCATAGTTTAAGCATCATAGACTATTCTCAGATTCACCTGGTCATGGAACGCAATGAGCATAAAAGCTAGAATTTATACTACAAATCTTACAGATACAACCACCTCAAGTAGGGCAATACAAACCACCTTCCTTCAGGAGTCGACGCATATTTGAAGCAATGCAGATAAACAAATAGTTTTAGAATACTAACCAAATTCAGGTTGTCTTTTTACAACAAAAACAAGGCTAAATACAAACAAATAACACCTAACGAACCCATCATCTTGATTGCCACCAGCCTCTCCCTCTACCAAACCGACCACCCCCTCGATATCCTTTCCTTCCACGACTTGAATTTGCACCCATATTGAATTGCTGGGTTTGAGTACTGGCTGGAGGAATAGCTGATGGCTGCGAAGTTGAGTTTTGTTCTACATTTAATACATTGGACGAACTTGCTTGGTCTCCTACATGGGTGCCTGACCCAGTAGCAGTAAGTTGGCCCTGGAAAGACATGCCTGATCCAGTTTGGCTGCTCCCGTTTTGCCCTACATTGGTGCCTGGGCCAGTAAATTGGCCCTGGAAAGACATGCCTGGTCCAGTTTGGCTGAAGCCGTTTTGCCCCACAAGCCCAGGATTTGCATTGCGTAATGGCCCTGGATACATATTCAGCTGCCCACCTGGTAATCCGAAGTTAGGAAGAGACCCAGGAATTGGATTAAATGGCTGCTGAAATGGCATCTGCATTGGAAAAGGCATCTGATGAGGGTGCTGCAGATTATTTTGTGCAGGCCATGGCATAAAATGAGGCGTAAACCCCCCAGGTACAACAGCACTTTGCGGCTGCTGAAACGGCACCCCATTTATCCACATCCCATTTGAAGGCGGGAAAACAGTTGTAGTCTGTGCCATCTGTTGAAATGGAGGAGCCCAGCTCATCGAGTTAGGAAAATCTTGTCGGATGGCTGATGTTGACGAACAATTACCTTGATTTGTTGATGCGGCAACAAGTAATGTTTGATGCTGGTTTTGATTGGGTGGCAAGTGATCCTTACCCATCGGTGTATTCTGCAGTGCAGCCATATTAGGTTTCCAGGTCCCTTCTCTGTTTTCAAGCTTCCTTTTATCATTTTGATTGGGTGGCAAGTGATCCTTACCCATCGGTGTATTCTGCAGTGCAGCCATATTAGGTTTCCAGGCCCCTTCTTTGTTTTTAAGCTTccttttatcatttttcttgtttccaAATTTCTGGTCATCCATGCCCCTCTTGCTCATTTTTAGCCTTCTTCGGTACTCagcttctttttcatcatctgaaAACTCCGCATCTTCGGACAACGCTTCATCATTCTCACCAGATGCATCATACCCTTTCTTGTAGAGATTCTTGTCATTAAGAACATAGTTGGCGAAATCCTGAACAACTGAAATCGAAGAGCCTTCATGGATCCCCACAGGGACTTCACTTTCAGAATTGTATCTTACGACGTAGTAAGGATTTTTGACAGGTCCAAATATTTCATCAACTAGTCCCAGTGGGGATCTGCTTTCAGTCACCCAGAGGATAGAGCCCTCATCAAGAGGGTTGTGTTTTTCCACTCCTTCAACGATAACTTTGGCACCCATCATCTGTATATGCACATAATATCAGCAAGCCAACTTCAAAATTAACATATAGCTGGTGAATCAAAGCACtctatgtttttctttctcaaatggAATCAAAAATTGGAGAGGCTTACCGACAAAACAACACCGACAGTCTGTAGTTGATGATGTGGTTGCAGGGAAACTTCCACTGCAGGAACCATAGGTAGATCCTGTGAATTTGGGAACCATTTCGCACTCAGCAATCAAATGAAGTAGAATTTTCACCCAAAAGTAAGCAAATTACAAGTCCATAAACAACAGCAAAGTAAATATGCTAATATTAAGCAACAAAAATCAGTTAAGAGGTCCATATGATTCAGAAGACATAATATGATACAAATATTTCAGATCGATCAGGTGACATGTTTTAGAAGCTAAGATTACAGAGATATGTGCATCGATACATAATCTAAAACTACCGCCACCAGCCAGACCTACTCATTTACTTGAGAAGTACCAAGGctttaaataaaaagaaaaaaaaaactgaatataAGAGAGTCAGCACCACCTCATCAAAATATGAAATGGCCAAACAAGTCTCGGTAAACTTGAGTACTTGACCATGAGAAAATCAAAGTTTCAACTCGATTAGATACTACATCATTTGAATTTCGCCCCATTGCATGCCATCAAGATTTAGAAACTCGAATTGGGTGAATTCAAATGAAGTAATTCAAATTTCCCTGGTTCAATATCATATGGAATCCACCATATACCCCTTTCACAATTAACAAACTCCACTACTTGTATAAGTGTGCATTCATAGTTAATCACGAAGAAATTACCAAAAATTTCAATCTTTCTTACCATCTCAAACTGGCTCGTCAAGACTACATCGCGAATGAAGCATGGAAAACTAAGTATTTCAGAACAGAGATTTTCTTAGCAAGTAATAGGTTCACATTCATCAAAAATCAACATATGTATCAATAACAAGCACCAAGCATCTATGACCCCGTTATACATCACAGCCACATCAATTTACCTGAAGCTCATTCTTTGACCTGATGGGTCCCAAAGCAGCTCCGCCATCCTCATTATCAGCATCATCGAATTCAACATCACTCCAAGTAACCAAATCCTTTCCATCTTTATCAGCATTTACCAActtctcttcctcctcatcaGTGCCACCAAATGTCATCTCTCCATCATCATCCCTTATCTCACCTTCTTCAAACTCCCTGACATTCGTTTCCTTTTTCTCCCCTTCCTCTTCATCACCTTTGGTGTCAACGTCCTCATCATCACTACTACTAGAAGCTGAAGAACTTTCTTCATCGtcctcatcatcaccatcttcgCTACTACTACTAGTAGAAGGTGAAGAACTTTCACTCTCCGTTTCAGAACCACTTTCACCCTCGTCATCACCCTTGCTCTTGCCCACATCACTCGCTGCATCACTTTTATCACAAGGAGCCAAAACAGACCTCGATCCCTCAACCAAATTAACTTTGCTCATCTCATCCGCGATACAATAACTCGAAGTCCGCTCGGTTGCAAACTCCTCCGGTTCCGATTTCACTGCAAGACCAGATACATCCACCTCATTTTGCTTAGACCCACCCAAATTTGGTTGAGGCCCAGTTTCCCCACAAGGCCCAACTTCAACCATCGGTATTATCTTCTCTTCAACCGCTACTTCAGCATCCCCTGAATTAGCCCAATCTGGGGTTGGGCAATCTTGAAACCAATCCTCCATTGAATCAAAATCGAGAAAAGTATCCACGAACGATAAATCGATGAGTTTGGGATCAACGTATCCAAGTGGGTCCTTCAAAGTGTTGAGCTTTGAGGGTTGATTAGAATCTTCTTCAATCTGTTCATCTATAAACCCAACCATCTCCAAGAGGAGAAAGATTGAGGACCTGGAGAGCTAACAAAaggtttttgagaaaaaattgaaatttcatcTCTTTGTATTGAAAAGGAAGTAATCTTATATACGATGCTGAAGGCGATTCGTGTGGGCGTGGTTTGGTTCTTAAACCCTAATGGAAAAGGttctttctagggtttttgCATGTTTATCTGTTGCCGTTGCCGTTGCCGTTGCTACTTTATACATATTTTAgttattaacatttttttttaaattacaagtATTTCAAATTACACTTATGTGTATGATATGATATTCCATAGAGATATTGAGTTTGTGTCTCTCCTCCCCTTCCCGTGTAAAAAGTCATTTTTTTGAAAACCTTGAGTAACTCAGATGACAGAAATTTCAGTTTGTCTACCCTCCCCTTCTTCTGTGCAAAAAagtaatgattttttaaaaattctaatACTTATTTAGTAACGTAGGTGAGTTGCACATGGTAAAGCCCATAACCATATGTAGACCCATAAGGCCATAAGTAACCATGTTATTAGAATGGTAAATTTTAGTCACATCCTTAAGTTTACTAAGGACAACCCGTTAACTAATATTTACAAGGTGTGGTAAATCAAAATTGGggtgtttttaataaatttaaaggtgtgactaaagtttacctaCTAGAATACGACAAAAGACTAATCCAGTATTGATAGTCCATACATCCGAAAAGAGCAAGACACCAGATTCTCTCTTCTTAAAAAAAGTTCCACCCGTTAGCTTAGCTTATTTATTTGTTCCCAAAGATTCGAGGAAAGCATTAAATTGAGATTTTTCATTAAGATTATGGGTATTTACACCCACTAAATTGGGTTGTGCACCCATTTCAACCTCAAATTTTGTGCCAtctaaatttttattaataaattttataattttaatttataaataattcataCATGTACGTTACCCATTTTACCCTTCATAAAATGGCATATGCACCCGCTTTTTTAGTTTGTGCAGTCACTTCCCTCAAATTTTGTGAcatacaattttttatttttaaattttataatttaaatatataaataatttacaCATTAATCTTATTCATTTTACACTTTATAAATTTTCTAATTACTTTCAATTTATAATATAATTGACAATTCTATTCTCCATAGATAATTCTCTCTACCTGTGGAAGGTTTTCCTTCTAaagttttttcacttttttttttttgcatgataGATCGCACATCttacaattgaaaaataatcCCAACTTCTAAGATCAGTTCACACTCAAACCAGTCGTGTACTCTAATTGATaatgtatacacatatatacatatttgaaAGAATATACCAATAGAGGGTCCGAAGAAGCTTGACGTCAAAATGTTTGAACTTTTTGCGAGCATTGGTATATTCTTAAAGAATATGGTGAAGCCACGAAACATTTTGACGTCCTGGAAAAAGCTTCAATTTGGAGCTTTTTCTAGGAGGGCATTATCACCTCGTTTTATAGGCGGTAACAACTAACGCTATCCCCATGTTTGGTGGGACGTTTGGGAAAAGCGGTACCTCTTTGCCCAACGCCCCACCAAATAGGCTACTTATAATAGAACTAGAATATCATATAGTTTTTCATAAGAAAAAAGGTCTAACTTGGGCCCATTTTTCATAAGAAAAGAGGTCCAACTTGGGCTAACCGACGGGTTGGGCCGATTTAATAACAATTaagtaaactttagtcacacccctaagtttactaaagacacccagACTTACATTGACTTCGCGttgacaacatttttttttttttcaattctcGGCTCATAACACCCCATCCCTAGCATCTTCAAAGAACAAAGTATGAAAGAGGTCTGCCTAGACCACGAGAGCCAAATAGGGATTTGTGTGTCTATGATCTCGTTGCAGATCACGAAAGAGAGTTTCTTCAACCCCTACGCACACCTCCATTGCTTGGATCACCGCCGCATCACAATGGTAAGTTGttaggttttgtttttgtttatttcagTTATTGGGTTTTGTCGATCTGTGGGTTAGGAATCAGTCGGAGATGAGGTTAAGAGCTTGAGAAATCTACAGAACCCCTCTCAAATCTTTGTGGTCGTTGGTTCTTTAGCTTCTTACGTCTTCTCTCTCATCGCCCTCACCTTTAATTTCCGATTGGTCTCGTGCCTGTTCTAGTTGTGCAAGTTTGAGACTTCGATTTCTTGGTTTTTGAGTTAAGGTTGATGGATTATATAATGCAATTGTTCATTCCTTTATTCAGGTAGAAGTTACATGTTACGCAACCAGGTAACTAACAGCAACAAAGGGATAAATAGCCAAACAAGATAGGACTGTATATTAGTTACATAACCAAATGTCACTGAACAGAGTACAATCCAAGACAG
This genomic interval carries:
- the LOC120007855 gene encoding H/ACA ribonucleoprotein complex non-core subunit NAF1-like; the protein is MVGFIDEQIEEDSNQPSKLNTLKDPLGYVDPKLIDLSFVDTFLDFDSMEDWFQDCPTPDWANSGDAEVAVEEKIIPMVEVGPCGETGPQPNLGGSKQNEVDVSGLAVKSEPEEFATERTSSYCIADEMSKVNLVEGSRSVLAPCDKSDAASDVGKSKGDDEGESGSETESESSSPSTSSSSEDGDDEDDEESSSASSSSDDEDVDTKGDEEEGEKKETNVREFEEGEIRDDDGEMTFGGTDEEEEKLVNADKDGKDLVTWSDVEFDDADNEDGGAALGPIRSKNELQDLPMVPAVEVSLQPHHQLQTVGVVLSMMGAKVIVEGVEKHNPLDEGSILWVTESRSPLGLVDEIFGPVKNPYYVVRYNSESEVPVGIHEGSSISVVQDFANYVLNDKNLYKKGYDASGENDEALSEDAEFSDDEKEAEYRRRLKMSKRGMDDQKFGNKKNDKRKLKNKEGAWKPNMAALQNTPMGKDHLPPNQNDKRKLENREGTWKPNMAALQNTPMGKDHLPPNQNQHQTLLVAASTNQGNCSSTSAIRQDFPNSMSWAPPFQQMAQTTTVFPPSNGMWINGVPFQQPQSAVVPGGFTPHFMPWPAQNNLQHPHQMPFPMQMPFQQPFNPIPGSLPNFGLPGGQLNMYPGPLRNANPGLVGQNGFSQTGPGMSFQGQFTGPGTNVGQNGSSQTGSGMSFQGQLTATGSGTHVGDQASSSNVLNVEQNSTSQPSAIPPASTQTQQFNMGANSSRGRKGYRGGGRFGRGRGWWQSR